The Leptospira johnsonii genome window below encodes:
- a CDS encoding PAS domain S-box protein, whose amino-acid sequence MIQTVEKIFREYFPIPEERKKTILLVEDEAIIALSETQRLKKNGFRVISASSAEEAVQIATNDYTIDLVLMDIDLGREEDGTDAAVRILKTRDIPIVFLSSHTEPEIVEKTEKITSYGYVVKNSGETVLIASIKMAFKLYESHLRLKRSEESLKENQELLKATLRSIGDGVISADELGNITDMNYVAETLTGWTRSEAIGEPIERVFKIVNAKTKRRMRNSVDPLVPKEKNMGLDNQALLISKTGSEHRIAESSAPILSEKGYTIGSVLVFRDISKEYSLLENIKESESRFKIVANAAPVMIWVSGLDKKCNWFNQTWLDFTGRSMEQELGDGWAEGVHPNDLEECFQIYSSHFDERQPFSMTYRLKNHNGDWRWIQDNGLPITNESGIFTGFIGSCVDITEAKAALETLAKDLHERDYLYKELQHRVKNSMSMISSIVEIEASRSSDAKLENTLENLVNRIHSVGNLYEMLYTSDNSHSVRLDRYIQKITENLLNAFQEKTNGISLQLDLKDLEIDVKSAIPLGLILNELVTNIFKYAFPKKQEGKISIRLFKEDSWVNLVVSDNGVPFPKGFRTDYSPGLGLQLVNMLVDQLKGSIQWKLNGEKEVSIRFCNKEEHSDEFSVVKS is encoded by the coding sequence ATGATTCAGACGGTTGAAAAAATTTTTAGAGAATACTTTCCCATCCCGGAAGAAAGAAAGAAAACCATTCTTCTTGTGGAGGATGAGGCAATCATTGCTCTCTCCGAAACTCAAAGATTAAAAAAGAATGGGTTCAGAGTTATCTCCGCTTCCTCGGCAGAAGAAGCAGTTCAAATAGCGACTAACGATTATACCATCGACTTAGTTCTTATGGACATAGATCTAGGAAGAGAAGAAGACGGAACCGACGCCGCTGTCCGCATCCTGAAAACAAGGGACATCCCTATCGTATTTCTATCCAGTCATACAGAACCCGAGATCGTTGAAAAAACTGAAAAGATCACTTCTTACGGTTACGTTGTTAAAAATTCCGGAGAAACTGTTCTAATCGCATCCATCAAGATGGCGTTCAAATTGTATGAGTCCCATCTTCGATTAAAAAGAAGTGAAGAATCCTTAAAAGAAAACCAAGAACTTCTAAAGGCAACTTTAAGATCCATAGGAGACGGAGTTATTTCCGCGGACGAGTTAGGCAATATTACGGATATGAACTACGTTGCGGAGACCCTAACCGGTTGGACTAGATCGGAAGCGATCGGAGAGCCTATCGAAAGAGTTTTTAAAATTGTTAACGCAAAAACCAAAAGAAGAATGAGAAACTCTGTGGATCCATTGGTGCCCAAGGAAAAAAACATGGGCCTGGACAACCAAGCATTACTCATTTCTAAAACAGGTTCGGAACATAGGATTGCTGAAAGTTCTGCGCCTATCCTCTCTGAAAAAGGATATACAATAGGTTCCGTTTTGGTCTTCCGGGATATTTCCAAAGAATACTCACTATTGGAGAATATTAAAGAAAGTGAATCTAGATTTAAGATCGTAGCGAATGCAGCTCCAGTTATGATCTGGGTTTCCGGCTTGGATAAAAAATGCAATTGGTTCAACCAAACCTGGTTAGACTTTACCGGAAGAAGTATGGAGCAAGAACTTGGGGATGGCTGGGCAGAAGGCGTTCATCCAAACGACTTAGAAGAATGTTTTCAGATTTATTCCAGTCATTTCGACGAAAGACAACCTTTCAGTATGACCTATCGTTTGAAAAATCATAACGGGGACTGGAGATGGATCCAAGACAATGGACTCCCTATTACTAATGAATCAGGCATTTTTACCGGTTTTATCGGATCCTGCGTAGATATCACCGAAGCAAAAGCGGCCTTGGAAACCTTAGCAAAGGACCTTCACGAAAGAGATTATCTTTATAAAGAACTCCAACATCGGGTCAAAAATAGCATGAGTATGATCAGTTCTATAGTGGAGATAGAAGCATCCAGATCATCTGATGCTAAGCTGGAAAATACTTTAGAGAACCTAGTAAATCGTATCCATTCCGTTGGAAATTTGTATGAGATGTTATATACTTCTGACAATTCTCATTCTGTTCGTCTGGATCGTTATATCCAAAAGATCACCGAAAACCTATTGAATGCTTTCCAAGAAAAAACGAACGGGATCTCTCTACAACTCGATCTAAAAGATCTAGAAATAGATGTGAAAAGTGCAATTCCTCTCGGACTTATCTTAAATGAGCTAGTCACTAATATTTTCAAATATGCATTCCCCAAAAAGCAGGAAGGAAAAATTTCCATCCGACTTTTTAAAGAAGATTCTTGGGTAAACTTAGTCGTATCAGACAATGGAGTTCCTTTTCCAAAAGGATTCCGCACGGATTATTCTCCGGGCCTGGGTCTCCAACTTGTAAATATGTTAGTCGATCAGTTAAAGGGAAGCATTCAATGGAAATTAAATGGAGAGAAGGAAGTTTCGATCCGATTCTGTAACAAAGAAGAACATTCGGATGAATTTTCAGTCGTAAAATCTTAA